A window of Halomonas sp. GFAJ-1 contains these coding sequences:
- a CDS encoding adenosine deaminase gives MHEFLRRLPKVELHLHIEGSLEPALMFELAKRNNIELPYATVEDAKAAYQFDDLQGFLNLYYQGMDVLRTQQDFYDLAMDYFKRAREEGVVHIDMHFDPQAHLLRGVPLEVVMAGLLQAKEEAETSLDLSVGMIMAFLRDRPADEALHVFEQAAPYWKHLDAIGLDSAERDNPPVKFQALFARAKDVGLVRVAHAGEEGPADYIVEALDVLDVQRIDHGVRCLESNAVIQRLREQQTVLTVCPLSNVSLKVVEQLSDHPLPILLAEGLKVTISSDDPAYFGGGLLTNHLACAEAFGWSEDVFRTLNRNAIEEAFTSEGRREELKRRLERA, from the coding sequence ATGCATGAGTTTTTACGTCGGCTGCCAAAAGTAGAGCTTCACTTGCATATTGAAGGCTCTCTTGAGCCAGCATTAATGTTTGAGCTTGCGAAACGCAATAACATTGAGCTTCCTTATGCAACGGTTGAAGATGCGAAAGCAGCTTATCAATTTGATGATCTGCAAGGATTTTTAAATCTTTACTACCAAGGCATGGATGTACTGCGCACCCAGCAAGATTTTTATGATTTGGCGATGGATTATTTTAAACGAGCGCGCGAAGAGGGAGTAGTGCATATAGACATGCATTTTGACCCGCAAGCGCACTTGCTGCGTGGCGTGCCCCTTGAGGTTGTGATGGCGGGCTTGTTGCAAGCAAAAGAAGAGGCTGAAACATCGTTAGATTTGTCTGTTGGCATGATCATGGCATTCCTGCGTGATCGGCCAGCGGATGAAGCGCTGCATGTTTTTGAACAAGCGGCGCCTTATTGGAAGCATCTGGATGCGATTGGTCTTGATAGTGCTGAGCGCGATAACCCACCCGTTAAATTTCAGGCACTGTTTGCACGTGCTAAAGATGTTGGCTTAGTGCGTGTGGCCCATGCTGGTGAAGAGGGGCCTGCGGACTATATCGTTGAAGCGCTCGATGTGCTTGATGTGCAGCGTATTGATCACGGTGTGCGCTGCTTAGAGAGTAACGCTGTGATCCAGCGCCTTCGTGAGCAGCAAACCGTCTTAACCGTTTGCCCGCTTTCAAACGTTAGCTTAAAGGTGGTTGAGCAATTGAGCGACCATCCGCTCCCGATCCTGCTAGCGGAAGGGCTAAAAGTCACGATCAGTTCAGATGATCCGGCGTACTTTGGGGGTGGCTTGCTTACAAATCACTTGGCGTGTGCTGAAGCATTTGGTTGGAGTGAGGATGTTTTTCGCACGTTAAATCGCAATGCGATAGAAGAAGCATTTACTAGTGAGGGGCGCCGCGAAGAACTTAAGCGGCGTTTAGAGCGTGCTTAA
- a CDS encoding cytochrome d ubiquinol oxidase subunit II produces MEMFDLTLIWAFIIGFGIMMYVLMDGFDLGLGILYPFAPDEDARDVMMNSVAPVWDGNETWLVLGGAGLLGAFPLVYSVFLPALYIGVFLMLAGLIFRGVAFELRFKSRRNRHWWNRAFCWGSSIAAFAQGAVVGAYIQGFRVENFAFVGGPFDWLTPFSVLTGLGLMAGYALLGATWLILKSEGHIQDWAYKITPLLLAIVLGVFAIISLWTPFVNPVVWERWFGHLQIIWIFPALALLCAFTVYRSVKRRREGIPFVATIGIYVFTYLGLIVSKWPVIVPPNYTLWDAASAPESQLFLLIGVLFVIPIILTYTAWTYWVFRGKVRVGDGYH; encoded by the coding sequence ATGGAAATGTTTGATTTAACGCTAATATGGGCGTTCATCATCGGCTTTGGCATCATGATGTACGTCCTGATGGATGGGTTCGATTTGGGGCTTGGGATACTTTATCCCTTCGCCCCGGATGAAGATGCCCGTGACGTCATGATGAACTCTGTAGCGCCGGTATGGGATGGTAACGAGACGTGGCTAGTGCTTGGCGGAGCAGGGTTGCTTGGCGCTTTCCCGCTGGTCTATTCCGTGTTTTTACCAGCACTGTATATTGGCGTCTTTCTTATGTTGGCAGGGCTGATATTCCGGGGTGTGGCGTTTGAACTTCGTTTTAAGTCACGTCGTAACCGGCACTGGTGGAACCGAGCATTTTGCTGGGGTTCTTCTATTGCTGCCTTTGCGCAAGGTGCCGTGGTGGGTGCCTATATCCAAGGCTTTCGAGTAGAAAATTTCGCCTTTGTTGGCGGCCCTTTTGATTGGCTTACCCCGTTTTCGGTTTTAACCGGCTTAGGTTTAATGGCGGGCTATGCACTGCTAGGCGCCACATGGCTTATTCTTAAATCGGAAGGCCACATTCAGGATTGGGCCTACAAAATTACGCCACTGCTGTTAGCAATAGTGCTGGGCGTGTTTGCTATTATTAGCCTCTGGACACCGTTCGTGAATCCTGTGGTGTGGGAGCGTTGGTTTGGTCATCTTCAGATCATCTGGATATTTCCGGCGCTTGCGCTGCTATGTGCGTTCACTGTGTATAGGTCGGTGAAGCGGCGTAGGGAAGGTATCCCTTTCGTTGCGACGATAGGCATCTATGTATTTACCTATTTGGGCCTTATCGTTAGCAAATGGCCAGTGATTGTGCCTCCTAATTATACGCTTTGGGACGCTGCGTCTGCCCCTGAATCCCAGCTTTTCCTGCTGATTGGTGTGCTGTTCGTTATCCCGATTATTCTTACTTATACCGCTTGGACTTACTGGGTGTTCCGCGGCAAGGTACGAGTGGGTGACGGGTATCACTAA
- a CDS encoding cytochrome-c peroxidase gives MKMTKKILPGIIASAALISTGAMAAEDGFEDYRDRFEALPYLPPIPAHNSLTKEKVELGNMLFFEPRISSSGVISCATCHNPALGWADRIPRAVGHDGQVGERNTPTVLNSGFFEAQFWDGREPDLEGQALGPIEADVEMAMDLEMALERLTEFDLYQEKFAEAYPDDADPINADNLAKALASFQRTLNTPNSPFDRYLRGDLSAISDQAKDGMAAFVNNGCIACHSGPALTDSRFHAIQVPGSTDLGRYLVTGEESDKYRFKTPTLRNVAVTYPYMNNGATETLEEAVAIMGEEMLGREFDDATINDITAFLHTLTGEMPDFEIPALP, from the coding sequence ATGAAAATGACGAAAAAAATTCTGCCCGGCATTATTGCCAGTGCAGCATTAATATCTACTGGGGCCATGGCAGCGGAAGACGGTTTTGAGGATTACCGCGACCGATTTGAGGCGTTGCCATACTTACCCCCTATACCTGCGCACAACTCACTTACCAAAGAGAAAGTTGAGTTGGGTAATATGCTGTTTTTCGAGCCGCGAATTTCTTCCAGCGGTGTCATCAGCTGCGCGACCTGCCATAACCCTGCATTGGGTTGGGCTGACCGTATCCCTCGCGCAGTGGGCCATGACGGCCAAGTCGGTGAGCGCAATACACCAACAGTCCTAAATAGTGGTTTTTTTGAAGCCCAGTTCTGGGATGGCCGCGAACCAGATCTAGAAGGGCAAGCACTTGGGCCTATCGAAGCCGATGTCGAAATGGCAATGGATCTTGAAATGGCGTTGGAACGCTTAACGGAGTTTGATCTCTATCAGGAGAAATTTGCTGAAGCCTATCCTGATGACGCAGATCCAATCAATGCCGACAACCTGGCCAAAGCACTTGCTTCTTTTCAGCGCACACTTAATACGCCAAACTCACCGTTTGACCGCTACCTCCGCGGTGACCTAAGCGCCATCAGCGACCAAGCTAAAGATGGTATGGCTGCTTTTGTTAACAATGGTTGTATTGCTTGCCACAGCGGGCCAGCGCTAACAGATAGCCGCTTCCATGCGATCCAAGTTCCAGGCTCAACCGACCTAGGCCGCTACCTAGTAACTGGTGAAGAGAGCGATAAATATCGCTTCAAGACACCTACGCTTAGAAACGTAGCCGTCACCTATCCCTATATGAACAATGGCGCTACTGAAACGCTAGAGGAAGCGGTCGCTATCATGGGCGAGGAGATGCTTGGCCGGGAATTTGATGATGCAACGATTAACGACATCACCGCATTTCTGCATACGCTCACCGGCGAGATGCCTGATTTCGAAATTCCAGCTCTCCCCTGA
- a CDS encoding sulfoxide reductase heme-binding subunit YedZ: MAVKATPVSFFRLCVFAAGLLPGLWLTWQWHYGDLGANPAEAVVHFSGRVGLSLLLATIAFSPAFRLTRWLGFMKARRQIGLWSFFWLILHMLSWMGLEQYWEWQWIWHEMVALEYIRYGAAALLLLIPLALTSFQWVPAKMGWKAWHWLHRLIYISAGLGIYHLWVLTRADYLLPTIFALLFAGLVVFRLIDAFIHRQ, from the coding sequence ATGGCAGTTAAAGCAACGCCAGTATCTTTTTTTCGTTTATGCGTGTTCGCGGCAGGTCTACTGCCAGGCTTATGGTTAACATGGCAGTGGCATTACGGTGATCTAGGGGCTAATCCGGCGGAAGCCGTTGTTCATTTCTCTGGCAGGGTTGGATTGTCACTATTGTTAGCCACGATAGCGTTTAGCCCTGCGTTTCGGCTTACACGCTGGTTAGGGTTTATGAAGGCTCGTCGTCAAATAGGGTTGTGGTCTTTTTTTTGGCTAATTTTACATATGCTTTCATGGATGGGGTTGGAGCAGTACTGGGAGTGGCAGTGGATTTGGCATGAAATGGTTGCCCTTGAATACATACGCTATGGAGCTGCTGCACTGCTACTGCTTATACCGTTAGCTTTGACTTCTTTTCAATGGGTGCCCGCTAAAATGGGTTGGAAAGCTTGGCACTGGTTGCACAGGCTGATCTATATCTCCGCAGGTCTCGGCATATACCACCTGTGGGTTCTCACTCGGGCTGACTATCTGCTACCTACTATATTTGCTTTATTATTTGCTGGTTTGGTTGTTTTTCGGTTGATTGATGCATTCATTCACCGCCAGTAA
- a CDS encoding thiol reductant ABC exporter subunit CydD: protein MSGRDQSEEPLITPRRWLHMLARRERNRLVGAAACGVLAGVQTVVLVVGLAWLIDQLVIHGRSPAELLPFFGGLALAVGLRSLFQWGQEVLSAEASLRIRQFARAELLAKIAKLGPVWLTQRQSGALATQAVELIDALDGYFARFYPQLRIVVALPLLIACVVGWLDYLVAIFLLLSAPLIPLFMALVGMGAERLNRDQFAAVSRLSAHFIDRVRGMTTLQLFGHTRSAQQDVWYATDEYRRLSMRTLRLAFLSSAVLEFFASVAIAVVAMYVGFGLLGYIDYGPSPSLTLFTGLAVLLLAPEFFQPLRTLSQHYHDRAAALGAAESIATIFNEPALVPHHIASPQAPGVECELASISVGYVGRTPTLQAVSMTVCVGDVVAITGESGSGKSSLLAILAGFMAPLSGEYRRRSAKVAWLDQSPCLIQGSMADNLRLANPEANEAAMTDALRRAGLGALLEALPAGLESIVGERAVGLSGGQAQRLALARVYLSTAPLVVLDEPTANLDASAELAVIQALLEWAKEGRTLVIATHHPAIVHAATRHFVCEAGKLNEVSL, encoded by the coding sequence ATGTCCGGTCGGGATCAAAGCGAAGAGCCCCTCATTACGCCGCGCCGCTGGCTTCACATGCTCGCGCGCAGAGAGCGAAATCGGTTGGTAGGTGCGGCAGCCTGCGGTGTTTTAGCTGGCGTTCAAACCGTAGTGCTGGTGGTGGGCCTTGCCTGGCTGATAGACCAGCTAGTGATTCATGGCCGTTCGCCTGCGGAGCTTTTGCCCTTCTTTGGCGGGCTGGCCCTAGCCGTGGGGCTCCGCTCTCTTTTTCAGTGGGGGCAAGAAGTCTTAAGCGCTGAGGCGAGTCTGCGTATTCGCCAATTTGCCAGGGCCGAGTTGCTAGCGAAGATCGCGAAACTCGGCCCTGTTTGGTTGACCCAGCGGCAGAGTGGTGCTCTGGCTACTCAGGCTGTGGAACTTATTGATGCCCTGGATGGCTACTTTGCGCGTTTTTACCCCCAGCTACGTATCGTGGTGGCGTTGCCGCTGTTAATTGCCTGCGTGGTGGGGTGGCTCGATTACTTAGTAGCTATTTTTTTGCTCCTTTCTGCACCGCTTATTCCACTGTTTATGGCCTTGGTAGGGATGGGCGCGGAGCGTTTGAATCGAGATCAATTTGCAGCGGTTTCACGCTTATCTGCGCATTTTATTGATCGCGTGCGCGGTATGACGACGTTGCAGCTCTTTGGTCACACCCGTTCCGCTCAGCAGGACGTTTGGTATGCCACGGATGAGTATCGCCGCTTAAGTATGCGTACTTTGCGACTGGCGTTTTTATCCTCCGCTGTGCTTGAGTTCTTTGCGTCTGTCGCTATTGCGGTTGTTGCCATGTATGTGGGTTTTGGTCTGCTAGGCTACATCGATTACGGTCCATCGCCATCACTTACGCTATTCACTGGCTTGGCAGTGTTGCTGTTGGCGCCTGAGTTTTTCCAGCCTTTACGCACGCTTTCTCAGCACTACCACGATCGTGCGGCGGCGTTAGGTGCTGCGGAAAGTATTGCTACAATTTTTAATGAACCAGCATTAGTTCCTCATCATATAGCGTCGCCGCAAGCGCCAGGCGTTGAGTGTGAGTTAGCCAGTATCAGTGTGGGCTATGTTGGACGGACACCGACGTTGCAGGCAGTAAGCATGACGGTTTGTGTCGGTGATGTTGTGGCTATTACTGGCGAGTCAGGTAGCGGAAAATCGTCGCTGTTAGCGATTTTGGCAGGCTTTATGGCGCCATTAAGTGGCGAGTATCGCCGACGGTCAGCAAAAGTGGCGTGGCTTGATCAAAGCCCGTGTCTTATTCAGGGCAGCATGGCGGATAATCTTCGATTAGCTAATCCAGAGGCGAATGAGGCAGCCATGACGGATGCGTTGCGCCGTGCTGGATTGGGGGCCTTATTAGAAGCATTGCCGGCTGGGCTAGAGAGCATTGTTGGCGAGCGCGCCGTTGGTCTTTCGGGAGGGCAGGCCCAGCGGCTTGCCCTTGCGCGTGTTTATTTAAGTACGGCGCCGCTAGTCGTATTGGATGAGCCAACGGCGAATTTGGACGCCTCAGCAGAACTAGCCGTTATTCAGGCGCTGCTTGAGTGGGCTAAAGAGGGGCGAACGCTAGTGATTGCTACTCACCATCCCGCTATTGTTCATGCGGCTACTCGCCACTTTGTGTGCGAGGCGGGCAAGCTCAACGAGGTAAGCCTATGA
- a CDS encoding mononuclear molybdenum enzyme YedY: protein MPRYRYPVIPESEVTPKAVFDNRRHFLRQGFAVGAAVMLAPSMFLTKKAHAWAGVLKPALENDLPSQELAGGEALTDFRDATTYNNFYEFGTGKRDPEVFAHNLPVDPWSISLEGELDKTGAIPLEDMLKRHSLEERIYRLRCVEAWSMVIPWIGIPLADLLNHHGLTSRSKYVEFESLYDPDNLRGQRRSIIDWPYREALRIDEAMHPLTLLAVGMYGEKMPNQNGAPIRLVVPWKYGFKSIKSITKIRILEEPPTTSWQARNPEEYGFYANVNPDVNHPRWSQARERRIGESGRRETLMFNGYGEEVAHLYKGMDLQKHY from the coding sequence ATGCCGCGTTACCGATACCCTGTTATTCCTGAATCGGAAGTGACGCCTAAGGCAGTATTCGACAATCGTCGTCACTTCTTGCGTCAGGGTTTTGCTGTTGGGGCTGCCGTCATGCTGGCTCCCAGCATGTTTTTGACAAAAAAAGCGCATGCTTGGGCAGGTGTACTTAAGCCCGCGCTTGAGAATGATTTGCCGAGCCAAGAATTGGCCGGCGGTGAAGCGCTTACCGACTTTCGAGATGCCACTACCTACAATAACTTTTATGAATTTGGGACAGGAAAACGAGATCCTGAAGTTTTTGCTCACAATTTGCCAGTTGACCCCTGGAGTATCTCCCTAGAAGGGGAGCTGGACAAAACAGGGGCTATACCACTTGAAGATATGCTTAAGCGCCACTCTTTAGAGGAGCGTATTTACCGATTACGTTGCGTGGAAGCGTGGTCGATGGTCATTCCTTGGATTGGGATACCTCTGGCGGATCTGCTCAATCACCATGGGCTAACATCCCGGTCTAAGTATGTTGAATTTGAGTCGCTATATGACCCAGATAATTTAAGAGGCCAGCGCCGTTCCATTATCGATTGGCCATATCGAGAGGCACTGCGTATTGATGAGGCAATGCACCCGTTAACGTTGCTAGCTGTGGGCATGTATGGGGAAAAAATGCCTAATCAAAATGGTGCGCCCATTCGGTTAGTTGTGCCATGGAAGTACGGTTTTAAGAGCATTAAATCGATTACCAAAATACGTATTCTTGAAGAGCCGCCCACTACCTCTTGGCAAGCGCGTAATCCTGAAGAGTATGGTTTTTATGCCAATGTAAACCCGGATGTTAATCATCCCCGTTGGTCGCAGGCAAGAGAGCGTAGGATTGGCGAGTCAGGCCGCCGGGAAACGCTGATGTTCAATGGTTATGGCGAGGAAGTCGCTCATCTTTATAAAGGTATGGATCTTCAAAAACATTATTGA
- a CDS encoding thiol reductant ABC exporter subunit CydC produces MRRVYREFKPWLALLLRRRQRFLVGVFLVWITLLAGLSLLGLSGWFIAACALAGIALAAGLPSSLDIYVPGGGIRFFALLRTVARYVERLYNHNTVLTLLADLRFRVFGYLTRLDDASLRRRRASDWLSRLTADIDTLDNFYLRLLIPPFVALLCLLVVSAFIAIWLPGVALMVAVSLGLLWLVITLGYAWLGFANSHQQTVDQRELRHLVLDQVQASAELMSYGTSAWHQRKIASHEMDAAANQRRLTLRAALGNALVSIVTGMLVLAVLWLASIALGEGRVNGPIMVMAVLIILGINEAFNLLPSAFIKLGASYAAVQRLNILSVNTLIPASVAFPLENQTYSLRLNSVSFFYPNMLEPALSNVSFVLPAAKRAVITGVSGAGKSTLAQLLMGRASPSSGDVSVAGFAPFTLTEDSRAAHFAMLSQQVDLFDGSLAENLRIAKPSASNKELWRALDQVALSDWAQQQPQKLGTSVGEKGQQLSGGQARRVALARLFLRSPNVVLLDEPFAGVDAQTAQHLARALDDWLQDKTVIYFVHQVDDASLLPGVEYTWRLAEGQLIADTGISS; encoded by the coding sequence ATGAGGCGTGTCTACCGTGAGTTCAAACCCTGGCTTGCTCTCTTACTGCGACGTCGTCAACGCTTCTTAGTTGGCGTCTTCCTCGTTTGGATTACGCTGCTAGCAGGGCTCTCTTTATTAGGTTTGTCCGGCTGGTTCATAGCTGCCTGCGCCCTTGCGGGTATTGCGTTAGCGGCAGGTCTGCCTTCTTCTTTGGATATTTATGTGCCTGGTGGAGGCATTCGTTTTTTTGCCTTGCTGCGAACGGTTGCACGTTACGTAGAGCGTCTTTATAACCACAATACGGTGTTAACGCTGCTGGCGGATCTACGCTTTCGTGTGTTCGGGTACTTAACGCGACTTGATGATGCTAGCTTACGTCGTCGTAGAGCCAGTGACTGGCTAAGCCGCCTGACAGCAGATATTGATACGCTAGATAATTTTTACCTTCGTCTACTGATACCGCCCTTTGTTGCGTTGTTATGCCTGCTTGTTGTATCGGCATTTATCGCTATCTGGCTACCTGGCGTTGCTCTCATGGTGGCTGTTTCGTTAGGGCTGCTGTGGCTAGTTATTACCCTGGGGTATGCCTGGCTTGGGTTTGCCAATAGCCACCAGCAGACAGTCGATCAAAGAGAACTGCGCCACTTAGTGCTTGATCAAGTACAAGCCTCTGCGGAGCTGATGAGCTACGGTACCAGTGCCTGGCATCAGCGAAAAATTGCCAGTCATGAAATGGATGCTGCGGCTAATCAGAGACGCTTGACGCTTAGGGCCGCGCTAGGTAACGCACTAGTTTCCATTGTGACCGGTATGCTGGTATTAGCCGTATTGTGGCTTGCCAGCATCGCCTTGGGAGAGGGGCGTGTCAACGGGCCAATTATGGTGATGGCCGTATTAATTATTTTGGGGATCAATGAAGCATTTAACCTATTGCCTTCAGCCTTTATTAAATTAGGGGCAAGCTATGCGGCGGTTCAGCGGTTGAATATTTTGTCGGTTAATACGCTTATCCCTGCTTCCGTGGCCTTTCCCCTCGAGAACCAGACCTACTCCCTTCGTTTGAATAGCGTCTCATTTTTCTATCCAAATATGCTTGAGCCCGCGTTAAGTAATGTTTCGTTTGTGCTGCCAGCCGCTAAGCGAGCGGTGATAACAGGGGTCTCCGGCGCGGGTAAGTCGACACTTGCTCAGCTGCTTATGGGGCGAGCTTCACCCTCTAGTGGTGATGTCAGCGTGGCAGGGTTTGCGCCGTTTACATTGACAGAAGATAGCCGGGCAGCACATTTCGCTATGCTTTCCCAGCAGGTTGATCTTTTCGATGGATCATTGGCGGAAAACTTACGTATCGCAAAGCCTAGCGCTAGCAACAAGGAGCTATGGCGTGCCTTGGATCAAGTGGCGTTAAGCGATTGGGCGCAGCAGCAGCCACAAAAGCTGGGCACGTCAGTAGGGGAGAAGGGGCAGCAGCTATCCGGTGGGCAAGCCAGGCGGGTTGCCTTAGCGCGCTTATTTTTACGTAGTCCAAACGTGGTGCTGCTGGATGAGCCTTTTGCTGGTGTTGATGCGCAAACGGCACAGCATCTAGCGCGTGCTTTAGATGACTGGTTGCAGGATAAAACAGTGATTTACTTTGTTCATCAAGTAGATGATGCGAGTTTATTGCCCGGAGTTGAGTACACTTGGCGGCTTGCTGAGGGACAGCTAATTGCTGATACTGGCATAAGTAGCTAG